A genomic window from Pseudogulbenkiania sp. MAI-1 includes:
- the gltB gene encoding glutamate synthase large subunit, with protein MERQQWLQGTLYRPDFEQDSCGFGLIAQLEDKPSHWLVQTAISSLAKLTHRGAVAADGKSGDGCGLLFRKPDGFLREAAHEAGIALKASYAAGLVFHHPEQEQGQRSLRRLKEFLETQELEVAGFRTVPVDVSACGEYAIKTLPAIVQVFVNCPFGMDDTTFQRRLYMARRQTEKANKAEDGYFYLPTLSPHTLSYKGLVTPENLPKFFLDLQDERFEASLAVFHQRFSTNTWPQWKLAQPFRFLAHNGEINTVQGNRYWSRARERIMSTPHLDMDAIRPIVQTDGSDSMSLDNMLEGLLMGGIPLFRALRLLVPPAWQNVDSTDKDLRAFYEFNSMHMEPWDGPAGIVLTDGRYAACLLDRNGLRPARWVLTRDNILTIASEVGVWDYKPEEVVRKGRVKPGQLFAADLSTGELLMPEDIDAQLKSAKPYRQWIKDSGKYLELSIEDDSALEAMPKDELLKYQKLFNVSFEERDQVLRVLADDAQEAIGSMGDDTPMAVLSQKVRSPFDYLRQQFAQVTNPPIDPIREAVVMSLNTVFGPERNMFEESAEHAKRLEVRSPVLSHEKFVRVTTRPEPYLKSTSFDLCYDPSEGGLKDAIERLCQHVVDAVREGTVVVVLSDRTISENRLPIHALFATGAVHHALIDAGLRCKSNIVVETGTARDAHQIACLLGYGATAVYPYLAYQIIAELVQSGEVALKTNEALQHYRKGINKGLLKVLSKMGISTVASYRGAQLFEAVGIHEEVVELCLKGTVSRVSGANFDDFEDDQRKLVRLAFNPMRPITQGGLLKYVHGEEYHAYNPDVVMQLQKAVQNDDYNAYLKYAELVNERPVAMIRDLMQLKLADNPIPLDEVESIESIVKRFDSAGMSLGALSPEAHEALATAMNRLGGRSNSGEGGEDHSRYGTEKMSKIKQVASGRFGVTPHYLVNAEVLQIKIAQGAKPGEGGQLPGDKVSPLIAKLRHSKPGISLISPPPHHDIYSIEDLAQLIFDLKQVNPEALVSVKLVAEPGVGTIAAGVAKAYADLITISGYDGGTGASPLTSVKYAGTPWELGLSEAQQVLRANGLRGRVRVQTDGGLKTGLDVVKAAILGAESFGFGTGPMVALGCKYLRICHLNNCATGVATQEMKLRSKYFIGLPEMVMNYFLFIARETREWMAKLGVRSMEELIGRMDLMDLLPGESERQQRLDLSPLLNQGTIPDSEPRFCIDDRNPSFDKGELAEAILKDALPAIQSKQMLRLEYPIENIHRSIGARLSGEIAKVHGAAGLPEGCLTVKFTGSAGQSFGVWNASGLHLEVEGDANDYVGKGMAGGRVVVYPPKGAAYKSHESIIIGNTCLYGATGGQLYASGIAGERFGVRNSGALAVIEGAGDHCCEYMTGGCVISLGETGYNFGAGMTGGFAFVYDPNERFAYRYNNELIDIHLINGEAMGMYRAFLLDKLAKHVEYTGSDIGRNMLENFDDYVDYFWLVKPKAAKLDSLLKD; from the coding sequence ATGGAAAGACAGCAATGGCTGCAGGGCACTTTGTATCGCCCGGATTTCGAGCAGGATAGCTGTGGTTTTGGTTTGATCGCCCAATTGGAGGACAAACCGAGCCACTGGCTGGTGCAGACCGCAATTTCCTCGCTCGCCAAGTTGACTCACCGCGGTGCGGTGGCTGCCGACGGCAAATCGGGTGATGGTTGCGGCCTGTTGTTCCGTAAGCCGGACGGTTTCCTGCGTGAAGCCGCGCACGAGGCCGGCATCGCCCTCAAGGCGAGCTACGCCGCGGGCTTGGTGTTCCATCATCCGGAGCAGGAGCAGGGCCAACGCAGCCTGCGCCGTCTGAAAGAATTCCTCGAAACGCAGGAGCTCGAAGTCGCCGGCTTCCGCACCGTGCCGGTGGACGTGTCCGCCTGTGGCGAATACGCCATCAAGACCCTGCCCGCCATCGTGCAGGTGTTCGTCAACTGCCCGTTCGGCATGGACGATACCACGTTCCAGCGCCGCCTCTACATGGCGCGCCGCCAGACCGAAAAAGCCAACAAGGCCGAAGACGGCTATTTCTACCTGCCGACCCTGTCGCCGCACACTCTGTCCTACAAGGGTCTGGTGACGCCGGAAAACCTGCCGAAGTTCTTCCTCGACCTGCAGGACGAGCGTTTCGAAGCCAGCCTCGCGGTGTTCCACCAGCGCTTCTCCACCAACACCTGGCCGCAGTGGAAGCTGGCGCAGCCGTTCCGCTTCCTCGCCCACAACGGCGAGATCAACACGGTACAGGGCAACCGCTACTGGTCGCGCGCGCGCGAGCGCATCATGTCGACGCCGCACCTCGACATGGACGCCATCCGCCCGATCGTGCAGACCGACGGCTCCGACTCGATGAGCCTCGACAACATGCTCGAAGGCCTGCTGATGGGCGGCATCCCGCTGTTCCGCGCCCTGCGCCTCCTGGTGCCGCCGGCCTGGCAGAACGTCGACTCCACCGACAAGGACCTGCGCGCCTTCTACGAATTCAACTCGATGCACATGGAGCCGTGGGACGGCCCGGCCGGCATCGTGCTGACCGACGGCCGCTACGCCGCCTGTCTGCTGGACCGCAACGGCCTGCGTCCGGCGCGCTGGGTGCTGACCCGCGACAACATCCTCACCATCGCCTCCGAAGTCGGCGTGTGGGACTACAAGCCGGAAGAAGTCGTGCGTAAGGGCCGCGTCAAGCCGGGTCAGCTGTTCGCCGCCGACCTCTCCACCGGCGAGCTCCTGATGCCGGAAGACATCGACGCCCAGCTGAAGAGCGCCAAGCCGTACCGTCAGTGGATCAAGGACAGCGGCAAGTACCTCGAGCTGTCGATCGAGGACGACTCCGCGCTGGAGGCGATGCCGAAGGACGAACTGCTCAAATACCAGAAGCTGTTCAACGTCAGCTTCGAAGAGCGCGACCAGGTGCTTCGCGTGCTGGCCGACGACGCTCAGGAAGCCATCGGTTCGATGGGCGATGACACCCCGATGGCCGTGCTGTCGCAGAAGGTCCGCTCGCCGTTCGACTACCTGCGCCAGCAGTTCGCCCAGGTGACCAACCCGCCGATCGACCCGATCCGCGAAGCGGTGGTGATGTCGCTCAACACCGTGTTCGGTCCCGAGCGCAACATGTTCGAAGAGAGCGCCGAGCACGCCAAGCGTCTCGAAGTGCGCTCGCCGGTGCTGTCGCACGAGAAATTCGTGCGCGTCACCACGCGTCCGGAACCCTACCTCAAGTCGACCTCCTTCGACCTCTGCTACGACCCGTCCGAAGGCGGCCTGAAAGACGCCATCGAGCGGCTCTGCCAGCACGTGGTGGACGCCGTGCGCGAAGGCACCGTGGTGGTGGTGCTGTCCGACCGCACCATCAGCGAAAACCGTCTGCCGATTCACGCGCTGTTCGCCACCGGTGCGGTGCACCACGCGTTGATCGACGCCGGCCTGCGCTGCAAGAGCAATATCGTGGTGGAAACCGGCACCGCGCGTGACGCCCACCAGATCGCCTGTCTGCTCGGCTACGGCGCAACCGCCGTCTACCCCTACCTGGCCTACCAGATCATCGCCGAGCTGGTGCAGTCGGGCGAGGTGGCGCTGAAAACCAACGAAGCACTGCAGCACTACCGCAAGGGCATCAACAAGGGACTGTTGAAGGTGCTGTCGAAGATGGGTATCTCGACCGTCGCCTCCTACCGCGGTGCGCAGCTGTTCGAAGCCGTCGGCATTCACGAAGAAGTCGTCGAACTGTGCCTGAAAGGCACGGTGAGCCGCGTCTCCGGCGCCAACTTCGACGATTTCGAAGACGACCAGCGGAAGCTGGTGCGCCTGGCCTTCAACCCGATGCGCCCGATCACCCAGGGCGGTCTGTTGAAGTACGTGCATGGCGAGGAATACCACGCCTACAACCCGGACGTGGTGATGCAACTGCAGAAGGCGGTGCAGAACGACGACTACAACGCCTATCTGAAGTACGCCGAGCTGGTCAACGAGCGCCCGGTGGCGATGATCCGCGACCTGATGCAGCTGAAGCTGGCCGACAACCCGATCCCGCTCGACGAAGTGGAGTCGATTGAGTCCATCGTCAAGCGCTTCGACTCCGCCGGCATGTCGCTGGGCGCGCTGTCGCCGGAAGCGCACGAGGCGCTGGCCACCGCCATGAACCGCCTCGGCGGCCGCTCCAACTCCGGTGAAGGCGGGGAAGACCACTCGCGCTACGGCACCGAGAAAATGTCCAAGATCAAGCAGGTGGCGTCCGGCCGTTTCGGCGTCACCCCGCACTACCTGGTCAACGCCGAGGTGCTGCAGATCAAGATCGCCCAGGGTGCCAAGCCGGGCGAGGGTGGCCAGCTGCCGGGCGACAAGGTGTCGCCGCTGATCGCCAAGCTGCGCCACTCCAAGCCGGGCATCAGCCTGATCTCGCCGCCGCCACACCATGACATCTACTCGATCGAAGACCTGGCGCAGCTGATCTTCGACCTGAAGCAGGTCAACCCCGAGGCGCTGGTGTCGGTGAAGCTGGTGGCCGAGCCGGGTGTCGGCACCATCGCCGCCGGCGTGGCCAAGGCCTACGCCGATTTGATCACCATCTCCGGCTACGACGGCGGCACCGGCGCCAGCCCGCTGACCTCGGTCAAGTACGCCGGCACCCCGTGGGAACTGGGCCTCTCCGAAGCCCAGCAAGTACTGCGCGCCAACGGCCTGCGCGGCCGGGTGCGGGTTCAGACCGACGGCGGCCTGAAGACCGGCCTCGACGTGGTCAAGGCCGCCATCCTGGGCGCCGAATCGTTCGGTTTCGGTACCGGCCCGATGGTGGCGCTGGGTTGCAAATACCTCCGTATCTGCCACCTGAACAACTGTGCCACCGGCGTCGCCACGCAGGAAATGAAGCTGCGCTCCAAGTACTTCATCGGCCTGCCGGAAATGGTGATGAACTACTTCCTGTTCATCGCCCGCGAAACCCGCGAATGGATGGCCAAGCTTGGCGTGCGCAGCATGGAAGAACTGATCGGCCGCATGGACCTGATGGACCTGCTGCCGGGCGAAAGCGAGCGCCAGCAGCGTCTCGACCTGTCGCCGCTGCTCAACCAGGGCACCATCCCGGACAGCGAACCGCGCTTCTGCATCGATGACCGCAACCCCTCGTTCGACAAGGGCGAACTGGCCGAAGCCATCCTCAAGGATGCCCTGCCGGCGATCCAGTCCAAGCAGATGCTGCGCCTGGAATACCCGATCGAGAACATCCATCGCTCCATCGGCGCCCGCCTGTCCGGCGAAATCGCCAAGGTACACGGTGCCGCCGGCCTGCCGGAAGGCTGCCTGACCGTCAAGTTCACCGGCTCGGCCGGCCAGAGCTTCGGTGTGTGGAACGCCTCGGGCCTGCACCTGGAAGTGGAAGGCGATGCCAACGATTACGTCGGCAAGGGCATGGCCGGTGGCCGCGTGGTGGTCTATCCGCCGAAAGGCGCGGCGTACAAGTCGCACGAGTCGATCATCATCGGCAACACCTGCCTGTATGGTGCCACCGGTGGCCAGCTGTACGCCTCCGGCATCGCCGGCGAGCGTTTCGGGGTGCGTAACTCCGGCGCGCTGGCCGTGATCGAAGGTGCGGGCGACCACTGCTGCGAATACATGACCGGCGGTTGCGTGATTTCGCTGGGCGAAACCGGCTACAACTTCGGTGCCGGCATGACCGGGGGCTTCGCCTTCGTCTACGACCCGAACGAGCGCTTCGCCTACCGCTACAACAACGAGCTGATCGACATCCACTTGATCAACGGCGAAGCCATGGGTATGTACCGTGCCTTCCTGCTCGACAAGCTGGCCAAGCACGTCGAATACACCGGCTCCGATATCGGCCGCAACATGCTGGAAAACTTCGACGACTATGTCGACTACTTCTGGCTGGTCAAGCCGAAGGCCGCCAAGCTCGATAGCCTGCTGAAGGATTGA
- a CDS encoding phosphatidylserine/phosphatidylglycerophosphate/cardiolipin synthase family protein produces the protein MPNSKPSPAALDFVRQLADQAFARSAGAPLINGNTIDLLFDSRENFPAWETALSQACDSILIETYIFADDAFGHRVREILAEQATKGVQVRLLVDWLGSWKAHMRGFFKPLLAAGAEVRIYNRPSLSGGSPLGRNHRKLIIVDGAVAFISGLGISSRWEGKPDKGGEPWRDTGARLCGPVLQDAIDAFADSWASCGEGLDESLRQARLNTSRGKVAARLIATTPATANLMRLDLLIASFARRSLWLTDAYFMGTSTYLTALQNAAKDGVDVRLLVPRSSDIGWIATVSRTLYRPLLEAGVRVFEWDGPMIHAKTAVADGRWARLGSSNLNLSSWLANREIDVAIEDEGIAGKLADKFLDDLEHATEVRLSAHRHRPVLSRPRQRDYQSLLLPKPGAAALGASAAARQAARIGDALGAAVRGTRTVEASEASSFLTIGTALLALALVSAFFPYLIAGPLALLLVLSGGAVVLKSLGLYRARWKKKRQPPGTLGPPTKSEDKPPADG, from the coding sequence ATGCCCAACTCTAAACCCTCGCCTGCCGCGCTGGATTTCGTCCGGCAACTGGCCGACCAGGCATTCGCCCGTTCGGCGGGCGCGCCGTTGATCAATGGCAACACCATTGACCTGCTTTTCGATAGCCGCGAGAACTTTCCAGCCTGGGAAACGGCACTGTCGCAAGCCTGCGATTCCATCCTGATCGAAACGTACATCTTCGCCGACGACGCCTTCGGTCATCGCGTGCGGGAAATCCTCGCAGAGCAGGCCACCAAGGGCGTTCAGGTGCGCTTGCTGGTCGACTGGCTGGGCAGCTGGAAGGCGCATATGCGCGGCTTCTTCAAGCCCTTGCTGGCCGCCGGAGCCGAGGTGCGGATCTACAACCGCCCCAGTCTGTCGGGCGGCAGTCCGCTGGGACGCAACCACCGCAAGCTGATCATCGTCGACGGCGCGGTGGCCTTCATTTCCGGGTTGGGCATCAGTTCGCGTTGGGAGGGGAAACCGGACAAAGGCGGGGAGCCGTGGCGCGATACTGGTGCACGGCTCTGCGGTCCGGTGCTGCAGGACGCCATCGATGCCTTCGCCGACAGCTGGGCCAGTTGCGGCGAGGGGTTGGACGAGAGCCTGCGCCAGGCGCGCCTGAACACGAGCCGGGGCAAAGTGGCGGCGCGGCTGATCGCCACCACGCCGGCCACGGCGAATTTGATGCGGCTGGACCTGTTGATCGCCAGTTTTGCGCGCCGTTCGCTGTGGCTGACCGACGCCTATTTCATGGGCACCAGCACCTACCTGACGGCACTGCAGAACGCTGCCAAGGACGGCGTGGACGTACGGCTGCTGGTACCACGCTCCAGCGACATCGGCTGGATCGCCACGGTGTCGCGCACGCTGTACCGGCCGCTCTTGGAGGCCGGGGTGCGGGTGTTCGAGTGGGACGGGCCGATGATCCACGCCAAGACCGCCGTGGCGGACGGGCGCTGGGCGCGCCTCGGGTCGTCCAACCTGAACCTGTCGAGCTGGCTCGCCAACCGCGAGATCGACGTGGCGATCGAGGATGAAGGGATCGCCGGCAAGCTGGCCGACAAGTTCCTCGACGACCTGGAGCACGCCACCGAGGTGCGACTGTCGGCGCACCGCCACCGCCCGGTGCTGAGCCGGCCGCGCCAGCGCGACTACCAGAGCCTGCTGTTGCCCAAGCCGGGCGCGGCGGCGCTGGGGGCCTCGGCGGCCGCCCGTCAGGCGGCGCGTATCGGCGATGCGCTGGGCGCGGCGGTGCGCGGCACGCGCACGGTGGAGGCGAGCGAGGCCAGTTCCTTCCTCACCATCGGCACGGCACTACTGGCGCTGGCGCTGGTCAGCGCGTTTTTCCCCTACCTGATCGCGGGCCCCCTAGCGCTACTGCTGGTGCTGTCCGGGGGGGCGGTGGTGTTGAAGTCGCTGGGCCTGTACCGTGCGCGATGGAAAAAAAAGCGACAGCCGCCGGGCACCTTGGGGCCACCAACGAAGTCTGAGGATAAACCGCCCGCGGATGGCTGA